A single window of Populus nigra chromosome 17, ddPopNigr1.1, whole genome shotgun sequence DNA harbors:
- the LOC133676965 gene encoding cold-responsive protein kinase 1 isoform X2, which translates to MILRDKQTHKGVLRDGTPVAIKCLSAESKQGSDEFVTEIRMISTIKHPNLVELVGCCVEENNRILVYQYMENNSISTALLGSKGKHVAMDWPTRAAICIGTASGLAFLHEEAKPHIVHRDIKASNVLLDGNLLPKIGDFGLAKLFPDNVTHLSTRVAGTMGYLAPEYALLGQLTKKADVYSFGVLILEIISGRSSSKAAFGEDLLVLVEWTWKLWKEERLLDIVDPEMTGYPENEAIRFMKVALFCTQAVANQRPNMKQVVKMLSKDVNLNEKALTEPGIYKAQTSKRFGGGSSDETSSSHKNKGKQSLNTSVNSAILGSADSMTQMLPR; encoded by the exons GGAGTTTTAAGAGATGGTACACCTGTGGCCATCAAGTGTCTTTCTGCAGAATCTAAACAAGGATCAGATGAGTTTGTGACGGAGATTAGAATGATATCAACTATAAAGCACCCAAACCTTGTTGAACTAGTTGGCTGCTGTGTTGAGGAAAATAATCGAATATTGGTATATCAATATATGGAAAACAACAGCATTTCTACCGCTTTACTTG GTTCAAAAGGAAAACATGTTGCTATGGACTGGCCTACAAGAGCTGCTATTTGCATAGGTACAGCAAGTGGTCTTGCATTTCTTCATGAGGAAGCCAAACCACATATCGTCCATAGGGACATTAAGGCCAGTAATGTTCTTCTGGATGGAAACTTACTGCCTAAAATAGGGGATTTTGGGCTGGCAAAATTATTTCCAGACAATGTCACACATCTTAGTACTCGAGTGGCAGGAACAAT GGGATATCTCGCACCAGAGTATGCCCTCTTAGGACAACTTACAAAGAAGGCTGATGTATACAGTTTCGGGGTGCTcatacttgaaataattagtgGGAGAAGTAGCAGCAAGGCAGCATTTGGGGAGGATCTTCTGGTTTTAGTTGAATGG ACATGGAAACTATGGAAAGAAGAGAGACTTCTGGATATTGTCGATCCAGAAATGACTGGATATCCAGAAAATGAGGCGATACGCTTCATGAAGGTTGCACTTTTCTGTACCCAGGCAGTTGCAAACCAAAGACCCAACATGAAGCAAGTAGTGAAGATGCTCTCCAAAGATGTAAATCTTAACGAGAAAGCACTTACAGAGCCAGGGATATACAAAGCTCAAACCTCTAAGCGCTTTGGTGGTGGTAGTTCAGATGAGACATCATCTTCTCATAAAAACAAAGGCAAGCAATCACTGAACACTTCTGTAAACTCggccatcttaggtagtgctgACAGTATGACCCAGATGCTTCCCAGGTGA
- the LOC133677490 gene encoding clathrin light chain 2-like — translation MSSFTDESPREYSGSFRNFDANSLTGNSSPVFASQSYSTTGDDLFSSQPVSDDGGFSPEQNGISDGPILPPPSEMESEEGFALREWRRENAIRLEEKEKKEKEMLKQIVEEAEEYKKEFYRKRQLTLENNKAANREKEKLFLANREKFHAEAGKNYWKATAELIPREVPTMEKRGKKDEKKQPTIVVIQGPKPGKPTDLSRMRHILLNLKHNPPPHMKPKPPPPAEPKKDAKSGPAVAAPSTASTKTAAATAPEAVAAA, via the exons ATGTCATCGTTCACCGATGAGTCTCCTAGAGAATACAGCGGTTCTTTTAGAAACTTTGATGCCAACTCGCTGACCGGTAACTCGTCGCCGGTCTTCGCTTCTCAGTCATACAGCACCACCGGAGATGACTTGTTCTCCTCGCAGCCGGTGAGCGATGACGGCGGGTTCTCCCCGGAGCAGAACGGGATATCGGATGGACCGATCTTGCCTCCTCCGTCGGAGATGGAGTCCGAGGAAGGTTTCGCTTTAAGAGAGTGGCGTAG AGAGAATGCTATAAGACtggaagagaaggagaagaaggagaaggagatgtTGAAGCAAATAGTAGAGGAAGCTGAAGAGTATAAAAAAGAGTTTTACAGGAAGAGACAGCTGACTCTAGAGAACAATAAGGCTGCTAATAGAGAAAAGGAGAAG TTATTTTTGGCAAACCGGGAGAAGTTCCATGCCGAAGCTGGAAAGAATTATTGGAAGGCAACGGCAGAACTCATTCCTCGCGAGGTGCCAACAATGGAGAAAAGGGGGAAGAAGGATGAGAAGAAGCAGCCCACCATTGTGGTGATCCAGGGACCAAAGCCTGGCAAGCCTACTGACCTATCAAGGATGCGTCATATACTTCTCAACCTTAAACACAATCCACCTCCCCACATGAAGCCCAAGCCTCCACCACCAGCAGAACCTAAAAAAGATGCCAAGAGTGGTCCTGCTGTTGCCGCCCCTAGTACAGCCTCCACAAAGACTGCCGCCGCCACAGCTCCTGAGGCAGTAGCTGCTGCTTGA